Proteins from a genomic interval of Aquabacterium sp. J223:
- the rpsN gene encoding 30S ribosomal protein S14: protein MAKLSLKQRELKREQLVAKYARKYAELKAIIDDAKRSEEERYGARLELQKLPRNANPTRLRNRCGITGRSRGTFRTFGLARNKIRELAFRGDIPGVVKASW from the coding sequence GTGGCAAAACTGTCGCTCAAACAACGTGAGCTGAAGCGCGAGCAACTGGTCGCGAAGTACGCCCGGAAGTACGCCGAGCTGAAGGCCATCATCGACGACGCCAAGCGGTCCGAGGAAGAGCGTTACGGCGCCCGCCTGGAACTGCAGAAGCTGCCCCGCAACGCGAACCCGACCCGCCTGCGCAACCGCTGCGGCATCACGGGCCGTTCGCGCGGCACCTTCCGCACCTTCGGCCTCGCCCGCAACAAGATCCGCGAGCTGGCGTTCCGTGGCGACATCCCCGGTGTCGTCAAGGCCAGCTGGTAA
- the rplO gene encoding 50S ribosomal protein L15 encodes MELNTIKPADGAKKPRRRVGRGIGSGLGKTAGRGHKGQKSRAGGFHKVGFEGGQMPLQRRLPKRGFKSASLKYNAEVSLADLERLGAEEVSLVSLKAAGLVGELARVVKVIKSGELTKKVVLKGVGATAGAKAAIEAAGGSVA; translated from the coding sequence ATGGAACTGAACACCATCAAGCCGGCCGACGGCGCCAAGAAGCCGCGCCGCCGCGTCGGCCGCGGCATCGGCTCCGGCCTGGGCAAGACCGCGGGCCGTGGCCACAAGGGCCAGAAGTCGCGTGCCGGCGGCTTCCACAAGGTGGGCTTCGAAGGCGGCCAGATGCCGCTGCAGCGCCGCCTGCCCAAGCGCGGCTTCAAGTCGGCCTCGCTGAAGTACAACGCCGAGGTCAGCCTGGCCGACCTCGAGCGCCTGGGCGCCGAAGAGGTGAGCCTGGTGTCGCTGAAGGCCGCCGGCCTGGTCGGCGAGCTGGCGCGCGTCGTCAAGGTGATCAAGTCCGGCGAGCTGACCAAGAAGGTCGTGCTCAAGGGCGTCGGCGCCACCGCGGGTGCCAAGGCGGCCATCGAGGCCGCCGGCGGCTCGGTCGCCTGA
- the rplX gene encoding 50S ribosomal protein L24: MNKIRKGDQVIVLTGRDKGKRGTVLQRVDDDHVIVEGVNMVKKHVKPNPMKGTTGGVVDKTMPIHQSNVAIYNAAAGKADRVGVKLLDDGKKVRVFKSSGEEIKA, translated from the coding sequence ATGAACAAGATTCGCAAGGGCGACCAGGTCATCGTGCTGACCGGCCGCGACAAGGGCAAGCGTGGCACCGTGCTGCAGCGCGTCGATGACGACCACGTCATCGTCGAGGGCGTGAACATGGTGAAGAAGCACGTCAAGCCCAACCCCATGAAGGGCACGACCGGCGGCGTCGTCGACAAGACCATGCCGATCCACCAGTCCAACGTCGCGATCTACAACGCGGCCGCGGGCAAGGCCGACCGCGTCGGCGTCAAGTTGCTGGACGATGGCAAGAAGGTTCGCGTCTTCAAGTCCAGCGGCGAAGAGATCAAGGCTTGA
- the rplF gene encoding 50S ribosomal protein L6, with protein sequence MSRVGKMPIAVPQGVDVAITGEQISVKGPQGTLTRPLHKLVEIKKDGSTLSVAPANESAEADAMSGTVRALLANMVNGVSKGFERKLTLVGVGYRAQAQGAKLNLQIGFSHPVVKDMPADVTVACPTQTEIVIKGADRQAVGQVAAEVRAIRPPEPYKGKGVRYAEERVVLKETKKK encoded by the coding sequence ATGTCCCGCGTTGGAAAAATGCCGATCGCCGTCCCGCAGGGCGTCGACGTGGCCATCACCGGCGAGCAGATCAGCGTCAAGGGTCCGCAGGGCACGCTGACCCGCCCGCTGCACAAGCTGGTCGAGATCAAGAAGGACGGCAGCACGCTCAGCGTGGCGCCGGCCAATGAAAGCGCCGAAGCCGACGCCATGAGCGGCACGGTGCGCGCGCTGCTGGCCAACATGGTCAACGGCGTGAGCAAGGGCTTCGAGCGCAAGCTGACCCTGGTCGGCGTGGGCTACCGTGCCCAGGCGCAGGGCGCCAAGCTGAACCTGCAGATCGGCTTCTCGCATCCGGTGGTCAAGGACATGCCGGCCGACGTGACCGTCGCCTGCCCGACGCAGACCGAGATCGTCATCAAGGGTGCCGACCGCCAGGCCGTCGGCCAGGTGGCCGCCGAGGTGCGCGCCATCCGCCCGCCGGAACCCTACAAGGGCAAGGGCGTGCGTTACGCCGAAGAGCGCGTGGTCCTCAAAGAGACCAAGAAGAAGTAA
- the rpsH gene encoding 30S ribosomal protein S8: protein MSMSDPIADMLTRIRNAQMVEKATVVMPASKLKVAIAQVLKDEGYIDGFAVKGDAKAELEIALKYYAGRPVIERIERVSRPGLRIYKGRHDIPQVMNGLGVAIVTTPKGVMTDRKARQTGVGGEVLCYVA from the coding sequence ATGAGCATGAGTGATCCCATCGCCGACATGCTGACCCGCATCCGCAACGCGCAGATGGTCGAGAAGGCCACCGTCGTGATGCCCGCGTCGAAGCTGAAGGTGGCCATCGCCCAGGTGCTGAAGGACGAGGGCTACATCGACGGCTTCGCCGTCAAGGGCGACGCCAAGGCGGAGCTCGAGATCGCGCTGAAGTACTACGCCGGCCGTCCGGTGATCGAGCGCATCGAGCGCGTGAGCCGTCCCGGCCTGCGCATCTACAAGGGCCGGCACGACATTCCCCAGGTCATGAACGGCCTGGGCGTCGCCATCGTCACCACCCCGAAGGGCGTGATGACCGACCGCAAGGCCCGCCAGACGGGCGTGGGCGGCGAAGTGCTGTGCTACGTCGCCTGA
- the rplE gene encoding 50S ribosomal protein L5: MARLQEFYRDKVVPDLVQKFGYKSVMEVPRITKITLNMGVSEAVSDKKVMDHAVGDLTKIAGQKPVVTKSKKAIAGFKIRDGVPIGCMVTLRGVRMFEFLDRFVTVALPRVRDFRGISGRSFDGRGNYNIGVKEQIIFPEIEYDKVDALRGLNISITTTAKNDDECKALLSAFRFPFKN, translated from the coding sequence ATGGCTCGTCTGCAAGAGTTCTACCGCGACAAGGTGGTGCCGGACCTGGTCCAGAAGTTCGGCTACAAGTCCGTCATGGAGGTGCCGCGCATCACCAAGATCACGCTCAACATGGGCGTGAGCGAGGCGGTCTCGGACAAGAAGGTCATGGACCATGCGGTCGGTGACCTGACCAAGATCGCCGGCCAGAAGCCGGTGGTCACCAAGAGCAAGAAGGCCATCGCCGGCTTCAAGATCCGCGACGGTGTGCCCATCGGCTGCATGGTGACGCTGCGCGGCGTGCGCATGTTCGAGTTCCTCGACCGTTTCGTCACCGTGGCGCTGCCGCGGGTGCGCGACTTCCGCGGCATCAGCGGGCGCAGCTTCGACGGTCGTGGCAACTACAACATCGGGGTGAAAGAGCAGATCATCTTCCCCGAGATCGAGTACGACAAGGTGGATGCGCTGCGCGGTCTGAACATCAGCATCACGACCACCGCGAAGAACGACGACGAGTGCAAGGCTCTGCTGTCGGCGTTCCGCTTCCCGTTCAAGAACTGA
- the secY gene encoding preprotein translocase subunit SecY, whose amino-acid sequence MATNANQLARSGKFGDLRRRLVFLLLALVVYRVGAHIPVPGIDPNQLQQLFKSQQGGILSLFNMFSGGALSRFTVFALGIMPYISASIIMQLMTYVVPSLEALKKEGEAGRRKITQYTRYGTLGLAIFQSLGIALALEGSPGLVISPGFGFRMTAVVSLVAGTMFLMWLGEQITERGLGNGISILIFAGIAAGLPSAIGGLLELVRTGAMSILAALFIVAIVLLVTFAVVFVERGQRKILVNYAKRQVGNKVYGGQSSHLPLKLNMAGVIPPIFASSIILLPATAVGWFATGEGLRWLKDLSAALSPGQPIYVLLYAAMIVFFCFFYTALVFNSRETADNLKKSGAFIPGIRPGEQTARHIDRILSRLTLAGAVYITLVCLLPEFLVLRYNVPFYFGGTSLLIIVVVTMDFWSQVQSYVMSQQYESLLKKANFKAG is encoded by the coding sequence GTGGCCACCAACGCCAATCAGCTCGCCAGGAGCGGCAAGTTCGGCGACCTGCGTCGCCGGCTGGTCTTCCTGCTGCTGGCGCTCGTCGTCTACCGGGTCGGGGCGCACATCCCCGTGCCGGGGATCGACCCCAACCAGCTGCAGCAGCTCTTCAAGAGCCAGCAGGGCGGCATCCTGAGCCTGTTCAACATGTTCTCGGGCGGCGCGCTGTCGCGCTTCACCGTGTTCGCGTTGGGCATCATGCCGTACATCTCCGCGTCGATCATCATGCAGCTGATGACCTACGTGGTGCCCTCGCTGGAGGCGCTCAAGAAGGAAGGCGAGGCCGGCCGCCGCAAGATCACGCAGTACACGCGCTACGGCACGCTGGGCCTGGCCATCTTCCAGTCGCTGGGCATCGCCCTGGCGCTCGAGGGCTCGCCGGGGCTGGTCATCAGCCCGGGTTTCGGCTTCCGCATGACGGCGGTGGTGAGCCTGGTCGCCGGCACCATGTTCCTGATGTGGCTGGGCGAGCAGATCACCGAGCGCGGCCTGGGCAACGGCATCTCGATCCTGATCTTCGCCGGCATCGCCGCCGGCCTGCCGAGCGCGATCGGCGGCCTGCTGGAACTGGTGCGCACCGGGGCGATGAGCATCCTGGCGGCGCTGTTCATCGTGGCCATCGTGCTGCTGGTGACCTTCGCGGTGGTGTTCGTCGAGCGGGGGCAGCGCAAGATCCTCGTCAACTACGCCAAGCGACAGGTCGGCAACAAGGTCTACGGCGGCCAGTCGTCGCACCTGCCGCTGAAGCTCAACATGGCCGGCGTCATCCCGCCGATCTTCGCGTCGTCGATCATCCTGCTGCCCGCGACGGCGGTGGGCTGGTTCGCCACCGGCGAGGGACTGCGCTGGCTGAAGGACCTGTCGGCGGCGCTGTCGCCCGGCCAGCCGATCTACGTGCTGCTGTACGCGGCGATGATCGTGTTCTTCTGCTTCTTCTACACCGCCCTGGTCTTCAACAGCCGGGAGACGGCGGACAACCTGAAGAAGAGCGGCGCCTTCATCCCCGGCATCCGGCCCGGCGAGCAGACCGCGCGTCACATCGACCGCATCCTGTCCCGCCTGACGCTGGCCGGCGCGGTGTACATCACGCTGGTGTGCCTGCTGCCGGAGTTCCTGGTGCTGCGCTACAACGTCCCGTTCTATTTCGGCGGCACCTCGCTGCTGATCATCGTGGTGGTCACCATGGACTTCTGGTCGCAGGTGCAGAGCTACGTGATGAGCCAGCAGTACGAGTCGTTGCTGAAGAAGGCGAACTTCAAGGCCGGTTGA
- the rpmD gene encoding 50S ribosomal protein L30 — protein sequence MADEKKTLKVKLVRSPIGTRESHRATVRGLGLRKLGSESVLEDTPAVRGMINKIAYLVQVL from the coding sequence ATGGCTGACGAAAAGAAAACCCTGAAGGTCAAGCTGGTCCGCAGCCCGATCGGCACCCGCGAGTCGCACCGTGCGACCGTGCGCGGCCTCGGCCTGCGCAAGCTGGGCAGCGAGTCGGTGCTGGAAGACACGCCGGCCGTGCGCGGCATGATCAACAAGATCGCCTACCTGGTGCAGGTGCTGTAA
- a CDS encoding DNA-directed RNA polymerase subunit alpha — protein MQTNLLKPKAIHVEPLGGHRAKVTLEPFERGYGHTLGNALRRVLLSSMVGYAPTEVTIAGVLHEYSTVDGVQEDVVHIMLNLKGVVFRLHNRDEVTLVLRKEGEGPVTAADIQTPHDVEIINPEHVIANLAHGGKLDMQIKVEKGRGYVPGNLRRYGDEPTKAIGRIVLDASFSPVSRVSYTVESARVEQRTDLDKLVMEIQTNGAISPEEAIRASAKILVEQLAVFAQLEGSEIAAFDQPAQRAAQFDPILLRPVDELELTVRSANCLKAENIYYIGDLIQRTETELLKTPNLGRKSLNEIKEVLASRGLTLGARLENWPPQGLDKR, from the coding sequence ATGCAAACCAATCTGCTGAAACCCAAGGCCATCCATGTGGAGCCGCTGGGCGGCCACCGCGCGAAGGTGACGCTGGAGCCCTTCGAGCGCGGCTACGGCCACACGCTGGGCAATGCGCTGCGCCGCGTGCTGCTGTCGTCCATGGTCGGCTATGCGCCGACCGAGGTGACCATCGCCGGCGTGCTGCACGAGTACTCCACCGTCGACGGCGTGCAGGAAGACGTCGTCCACATCATGCTCAACCTCAAGGGCGTGGTCTTCCGCCTGCACAACCGCGACGAGGTCACGCTGGTGCTGCGCAAGGAAGGCGAGGGCCCGGTGACGGCCGCCGACATCCAGACGCCGCACGACGTCGAGATCATCAACCCCGAGCACGTCATCGCCAACCTGGCGCATGGCGGCAAGCTCGACATGCAGATCAAGGTCGAGAAGGGCCGCGGCTACGTGCCGGGCAACCTGCGCCGCTACGGCGACGAGCCAACCAAGGCGATCGGCCGCATCGTGCTGGACGCCTCGTTCTCGCCGGTCTCGCGCGTCAGCTACACGGTGGAGAGCGCCCGCGTCGAGCAGCGCACCGACCTCGACAAGCTGGTGATGGAGATCCAGACCAACGGCGCGATCAGCCCCGAAGAGGCCATCCGCGCCTCGGCCAAGATCCTGGTCGAGCAGCTGGCCGTCTTCGCGCAGCTGGAGGGCAGCGAGATCGCCGCCTTCGACCAGCCGGCGCAGCGCGCCGCGCAGTTCGACCCCATCCTGCTGCGCCCGGTCGACGAACTGGAGCTCACGGTGCGCTCGGCCAACTGCCTGAAGGCCGAGAACATCTACTACATCGGCGACCTCATCCAGCGCACCGAGACCGAGCTGCTGAAGACGCCGAACCTGGGCCGAAAGTCGCTCAACGAAATCAAGGAAGTGCTGGCCTCGCGTGGTCTCACGCTGGGCGCACGCCTCGAGAACTGGCCCCCGCAGGGCCTGGACAAGCGCTGA
- the rpsE gene encoding 30S ribosomal protein S5 codes for MAKFQPRMQTEANEDGLKEKMIAVNRVTKVVKGGRTLSFAALTVVGDGDGRIGMGKGKAKEVPVAVQKAMESARRNMVKVSLKNGTVHHNMVGEHGAARVLIAPAKPGDGIIAGGPMRAVFDVMGVTDIVAKSHGSTNPYNMVRATLNALKNSTTAAEVAAKRGKSVEDLFN; via the coding sequence ATGGCAAAGTTTCAGCCCCGCATGCAGACCGAGGCCAACGAGGACGGTCTGAAGGAAAAGATGATCGCGGTCAACCGCGTGACGAAGGTCGTCAAGGGTGGTCGCACCCTGAGCTTCGCCGCGCTGACCGTCGTCGGCGACGGCGACGGCCGCATCGGCATGGGCAAGGGCAAGGCCAAGGAAGTGCCGGTGGCGGTGCAGAAGGCCATGGAGTCGGCCCGCCGCAACATGGTCAAGGTCAGCCTGAAGAACGGCACCGTGCACCACAACATGGTGGGCGAGCACGGCGCCGCCCGGGTGCTGATCGCGCCGGCCAAGCCCGGTGACGGCATCATCGCCGGCGGCCCGATGCGCGCGGTGTTCGATGTCATGGGCGTGACCGACATCGTGGCGAAGAGCCACGGTTCGACCAACCCGTACAACATGGTCCGCGCCACGCTGAACGCGCTGAAGAACTCGACCACCGCGGCCGAGGTCGCGGCCAAGCGCGGCAAGTCGGTCGAAGACCTCTTCAACTGA
- the rplQ gene encoding 50S ribosomal protein L17, producing the protein MRHRHGLRKLNRTSSHRLAMLRNMCVSLLQHEAIKTTVPKAKELRRVVEPLITLGKEPTLANRRLAFDRLRDRDIVSKLFNELGPRYAARPGGYTRILKMGFRVGDNAPMAFVELVDRPEPAAADGEATASAE; encoded by the coding sequence ATGCGTCACCGCCACGGACTCCGCAAACTCAACCGCACCAGCTCGCATCGCCTGGCGATGCTGCGCAACATGTGCGTCTCCCTGCTCCAGCACGAGGCCATCAAGACCACCGTGCCGAAGGCCAAGGAACTGCGCCGCGTCGTCGAGCCGCTGATCACCCTCGGCAAGGAGCCGACGCTCGCCAACCGCCGGCTGGCGTTCGACCGCCTGCGCGACCGCGACATCGTCAGCAAGCTCTTCAACGAGCTGGGCCCGCGCTACGCCGCGCGCCCGGGCGGCTACACCCGCATCCTGAAGATGGGCTTCCGCGTCGGCGACAACGCGCCCATGGCCTTCGTCGAACTGGTCGACCGGCCGGAGCCGGCGGCCGCCGACGGCGAGGCGACGGCTTCGGCCGAGTGA
- the rpmC gene encoding 50S ribosomal protein L29: MKASELRGKDTAALEKEVSDLLRAHFNLRMQRATQQLTNHSQLGKTRRDIARVKTVLAQKKKEGAAK, encoded by the coding sequence ATGAAAGCATCCGAACTGCGCGGCAAGGACACGGCCGCGCTCGAGAAAGAAGTGTCGGACCTGCTGCGCGCGCACTTCAACCTGCGCATGCAGCGGGCCACGCAGCAGCTGACCAACCACTCCCAACTGGGCAAGACGCGCCGTGACATCGCGCGCGTCAAGACCGTGCTGGCGCAGAAGAAGAAGGAAGGGGCCGCCAAGTGA
- the rpsK gene encoding 30S ribosomal protein S11, whose amino-acid sequence MAKAPQNTAAQRVRKKVRKNVADGIAHVHASFNNTIITITDRQGGALSWASSGGQGFKGSRKSTPFAAQVAAEVAGRAAQEQGIKNLDVRIKGPGPGRESSVRALAALGIRINMISDVTPVPHNGCRPQKRRRI is encoded by the coding sequence ATGGCTAAAGCACCGCAGAACACCGCCGCGCAGCGCGTGCGCAAGAAGGTCCGCAAGAACGTTGCGGACGGCATCGCGCACGTGCACGCGTCGTTCAACAACACCATCATCACGATCACCGACCGGCAGGGCGGCGCGCTGTCGTGGGCCTCGTCCGGTGGCCAGGGCTTCAAGGGATCGCGCAAGTCGACGCCCTTCGCCGCCCAGGTTGCCGCCGAGGTGGCCGGCCGTGCCGCGCAGGAACAGGGCATCAAGAACCTGGACGTGCGCATCAAGGGCCCCGGCCCCGGCCGCGAGTCGTCGGTGCGGGCCCTGGCCGCCCTCGGCATCCGCATCAACATGATCTCCGACGTGACGCCGGTGCCGCACAACGGCTGCCGGCCGCAGAAGCGCCGCCGCATCTGA
- the rplR gene encoding 50S ribosomal protein L18 — protein sequence MTTLNKKDQRIRRSRQTRLRIATQRMARLTVFRSNLHIYASVISDDGQKVLATASTAEKEVREQLGGAGKGGNVSAASIIGKRIAEKAKAAGVEKVAFDRAGFAYHGRVKALAEAAREAGLQF from the coding sequence ATGACGACCCTGAACAAGAAGGATCAGCGCATCCGCCGCTCCCGCCAGACGCGCCTGCGCATCGCGACGCAGCGCATGGCCCGGCTGACGGTCTTCCGCTCCAACCTGCACATCTACGCCAGCGTCATCTCCGACGACGGCCAGAAGGTGCTGGCCACCGCGTCCACCGCCGAGAAGGAAGTGCGCGAGCAGCTGGGCGGCGCCGGCAAGGGCGGCAACGTCTCCGCCGCCTCCATCATCGGCAAGCGCATCGCCGAGAAGGCCAAGGCCGCCGGTGTCGAGAAGGTCGCCTTCGACCGCGCCGGATTCGCCTACCACGGCCGCGTCAAGGCGCTGGCCGAGGCCGCCCGCGAAGCCGGGCTCCAGTTCTAA
- the rpsM gene encoding 30S ribosomal protein S13, whose product MARIAGINIPPHKHAEIGLTSIYGIGRPTAQKICEAAGIPLSKKIKDLTDTDLERIREEVGRLTIEGDLRREMSINIKRLMDLGCYRGFRHRRGLPVRGQRTRTNARTRKGPRKSGAAIKK is encoded by the coding sequence ATGGCACGTATCGCTGGTATCAACATCCCGCCGCACAAGCATGCCGAGATCGGTCTGACCTCGATCTATGGCATCGGCCGCCCCACCGCGCAGAAGATCTGCGAGGCGGCCGGCATCCCGCTGTCGAAGAAGATCAAGGACCTGACGGACACCGACCTCGAGCGCATCCGCGAGGAAGTCGGCCGCCTGACGATCGAAGGCGACCTGCGCCGCGAGATGTCCATCAACATCAAGCGGCTGATGGACCTCGGCTGCTACCGCGGCTTCCGCCACCGCCGTGGCCTGCCGGTGCGTGGTCAGCGCACCCGCACCAACGCGCGCACCCGCAAGGGCCCGCGCAAGTCCGGCGCCGCCATCAAGAAGTGA
- the rpmJ gene encoding 50S ribosomal protein L36 codes for MKVSASVKKMCRNCKIIRRKGVVRVICTDPRHKQRQG; via the coding sequence ATGAAAGTCTCGGCATCGGTGAAGAAGATGTGCCGCAATTGCAAGATCATCCGCCGCAAGGGTGTGGTGCGCGTGATCTGCACCGACCCGCGCCACAAGCAGCGCCAGGGCTGA
- a CDS encoding peroxiredoxin produces the protein MTIKVGDRLPAGTLQEFIEVEGNGCSLGPNSFDIAKETAGKTIALFALPGAYTPTCSAKHVPGYVEKAAEFKAAGVDEVWCVSVNDAFVMGAWGRDQKTAGKVRMMADGSAEFARATGLTLDLTARGMGLRSNRYSMLVQDGVVKALNVEAPGKFEVSDAGTLLAQARALRG, from the coding sequence ATGACGATCAAGGTGGGAGACCGGCTGCCGGCCGGCACGCTGCAGGAGTTCATCGAGGTCGAGGGCAACGGCTGCTCGCTCGGCCCGAACAGCTTCGACATCGCCAAGGAAACTGCGGGCAAGACCATCGCGCTGTTCGCGCTGCCCGGCGCCTACACGCCGACCTGCTCCGCCAAGCACGTGCCCGGTTACGTCGAGAAGGCGGCCGAGTTCAAGGCGGCCGGGGTCGACGAGGTCTGGTGCGTGTCGGTCAACGACGCCTTCGTCATGGGCGCCTGGGGACGGGACCAGAAAACCGCCGGCAAGGTGCGCATGATGGCCGACGGCAGCGCCGAGTTCGCGCGCGCCACCGGCCTGACGCTGGACCTGACGGCGCGCGGCATGGGCCTGCGCTCGAACCGCTACTCGATGCTGGTCCAGGATGGTGTCGTCAAGGCGTTGAACGTCGAGGCGCCCGGCAAGTTCGAGGTCTCCGACGCGGGGACGCTGCTGGCGCAGGCGCGCGCACTGCGCGGCTGA
- the rplN gene encoding 50S ribosomal protein L14: MIQMQSRLDVADNTGAKSVMCIKVLGGSKRRYAGIGDIIKVSIKEAAPRGRVKKGEVYSAVVVRTAKGVRRQDGSLVKFDGNAAVLLNNKLEPIGTRIFGPVTRELRTERFMKIVSLAPEVL; the protein is encoded by the coding sequence ATGATTCAAATGCAATCGCGGCTCGACGTCGCGGACAACACGGGCGCGAAGTCCGTCATGTGCATCAAGGTGCTGGGCGGCTCGAAGCGGCGCTATGCCGGCATCGGCGACATCATCAAGGTCAGCATCAAGGAAGCTGCGCCGCGTGGCCGCGTCAAGAAGGGCGAGGTCTACAGCGCGGTGGTCGTGCGCACCGCCAAGGGTGTGCGCCGCCAGGACGGCTCGCTGGTCAAGTTCGACGGCAATGCCGCCGTGCTGCTGAACAACAAGCTGGAGCCCATCGGCACCCGCATCTTCGGCCCGGTGACCCGGGAACTGCGCACCGAGCGATTCATGAAGATCGTCTCGCTGGCGCCCGAGGTGCTCTGA
- the rpsQ gene encoding 30S ribosomal protein S17, which produces MTDATQAAAQAAPQKNTRTLVGKVVSDKRAKTVTVLVERRAKHELYGKIVARSRKYHAHDENGEYKMGDVVEIAEGRPISKTKSWVVTRLVQKAQIV; this is translated from the coding sequence GTGACCGACGCCACCCAAGCCGCGGCGCAAGCCGCGCCGCAGAAGAACACCCGCACCCTGGTCGGCAAGGTCGTCAGCGACAAGCGCGCCAAGACCGTCACCGTCCTGGTCGAGCGCCGGGCCAAGCACGAGCTCTACGGCAAGATCGTGGCCCGTTCGCGCAAGTACCACGCGCACGACGAGAACGGCGAGTACAAGATGGGCGACGTCGTCGAGATCGCCGAAGGCCGCCCCATCTCCAAGACCAAGTCCTGGGTCGTGACCCGCCTCGTGCAGAAGGCCCAGATCGTCTGA
- the rpsD gene encoding 30S ribosomal protein S4: MARYLGPKAKLSRREGTDLYLKSARRAIADKAKFDTKPGQHGRTSGSRTSDFGLQLREKQKVKRMYGVLERQFRRYFAEAERRKGNTGATLLQLLESRLDNVVYRMGFGSTRAEARQLVSHKAITVNGQVVNIASYLVKAGDTVAVRENKRAQLRIQDALKLAQSIGMPDWVQVDATKMEGVFKKAPDRDQFGSEINESLIVELYSR; this comes from the coding sequence GTGGCACGCTACCTCGGCCCCAAGGCCAAACTCTCCCGCCGTGAAGGCACCGACCTCTACCTGAAGAGCGCCCGTCGGGCGATTGCCGACAAGGCGAAGTTCGACACCAAGCCGGGCCAGCACGGCCGCACCTCCGGCTCGCGCACCAGCGACTTCGGCCTGCAGCTGCGCGAAAAGCAGAAGGTCAAGCGCATGTACGGCGTGCTGGAGCGTCAGTTCCGCCGCTACTTCGCCGAGGCCGAGCGCCGCAAGGGCAACACCGGCGCCACGCTGCTGCAGCTGCTGGAGTCGCGCCTGGACAACGTGGTCTACCGCATGGGCTTCGGCTCGACCCGGGCCGAGGCGCGCCAGCTGGTGTCGCACAAGGCGATCACGGTCAACGGGCAGGTGGTGAACATCGCCTCCTACCTGGTCAAGGCCGGCGACACCGTCGCCGTGCGTGAGAACAAGCGCGCCCAGCTGCGCATCCAGGACGCGCTCAAGCTGGCCCAGTCCATCGGCATGCCCGACTGGGTGCAGGTCGACGCCACCAAGATGGAAGGCGTCTTCAAGAAGGCGCCGGACCGCGACCAGTTCGGCAGCGAGATCAACGAATCGCTGATCGTCGAACTGTATTCGCGCTAA